A segment of the Fusobacterium ulcerans genome:
GCTTTTGCTGGGTCCATTCTTACAAAAAATGCAGTAGTATGAAGTGCATTAAAGAGAAAATGAGGATTAATCTGTGTTTGTAAAGCTTTTAGTTCCGCATCCCTTGCCATAGCTTTGAAGTTTTCGACAGTACTTATTTCTAATTGAGTAGATATGAGCAGCGAAAGTCCTTCAGCAAGGTATTGATTTCGGGCAGTTACATTTTCAGCTTTATCAAAATATATTTTAAGAGTCCCAGATACTATTCTTTCTCCCTGAAAAAGAGGTGATATTATACATGACTTTATTTTGCCTGTGATACAATGAAAATCTTTGATACCATTTTCTTCTCCTAAAACTAAAATTTTTCCAGTTTTCAATACCTGCTTTGTTGCTTCACTTCTTATATCAGTATGATCAATTTTAAACTCATCAGATATAGCATAGCTAGCAATTATATATTTATCATTGGTAATGACGACTGCCTTAGCATCCAGAGAATTTAAAATTATTTTACAAACTTCATTTAAAGACTCCCCTTTTCTAAAATAAGGAAGAGTTTTATTTGCTATTTCAAGAGCTAGTTTCGCCTGTTTTCCAGCTATAATCTCTTTTTCAGAAATTATATCTTGAATAATGAGAATGACTATTGAAACTCCAATAGCATTAGCCAGTATCATTGGAAAATAAATTTTGGAAACTATATCTTTTGCAAGTTCAAAATCTGATCCCAATAGAAGTATCAGCACCATACTGAGATTTTCTACAATGAATCCTCCAAGAAACCCATATAGGTAGCAGTTTTTTTCATTAGTTTTTTTGTAGAGATGAGCAGTGATAAAACCACCTGCCATAGTAGCAATAGCACATGGAACAGTAGTTATAGAACTTGCATCCACAAAAAGTCTATGAATACCAGCGATAAGTCCCACTAAAATTCCAACTTCTGGACCAGCAAGGATACCTCCTACTACAACCCCGATATTTCTTACATTTACTATTGCACCACGATAATCTACCCCTGTATATGTACCAATTATAGCAAGACCTGAAAAGAATGCTGAAAGGAGAAGAATGTCCTTTTGACTGTATTTATTTCTTGTAAATATATTTTTAGCACTTTTAAACTTTGTGAAAAAGAAAGCTATAGCAATAATATATCCTAAATTGTTTAACAAATGACTGGTTAATTTTAACAATTTATATCCCCTCCCAATAATAGACATAAAAATTATACCATAAAGAATAGAATATAAAAAGTGATATTAAAGGATTTATTTTTGCATTTTAAGTATCAATTTTAACCTTTTAAAGAACAAAGCATTCTTTTTATAGGCTTTAGGTGTATTATCTAAGATGTAGAAAATTATATTATTATATCTAAATAAAATATAAATGGGAGGCAGGTTGTATGTATAGTTTTATTATTTCAATAATTGCTCTAATAGTTGGTTATATTGTTTATGGTAAGATAGTTGAAAAAATATTTGGTATTGAACCAAGCAGACTTACACCATCAAAAAAATTAAGTGACGGTGTAGACTATGTAGAGATGGGATGGAAAAAAGCATTCCTTATTCAGTTCTTGAATATAGCAGGAACAGGACCTATATTTGGAGCAGTAGCAGGAGCAATGTGGGGTCCAGCAGCATTCTTATGGATCGTATTTGGATGTATATTCGCAGGAGCTGTTCATGACTTCTTAATTGGAATGATGTCTTTAAGAAAAGATGGAGCAAGTGTTGCAGAACTAGTTGGGGAAAACCTTGGTAATGGAGCAAGAAAACTTATGGTAGTTTTCTCAATAATTCTTCTAGTAT
Coding sequences within it:
- a CDS encoding sensor histidine kinase, with translation MSIIGRGYKLLKLTSHLLNNLGYIIAIAFFFTKFKSAKNIFTRNKYSQKDILLLSAFFSGLAIIGTYTGVDYRGAIVNVRNIGVVVGGILAGPEVGILVGLIAGIHRLFVDASSITTVPCAIATMAGGFITAHLYKKTNEKNCYLYGFLGGFIVENLSMVLILLLGSDFELAKDIVSKIYFPMILANAIGVSIVILIIQDIISEKEIIAGKQAKLALEIANKTLPYFRKGESLNEVCKIILNSLDAKAVVITNDKYIIASYAISDEFKIDHTDIRSEATKQVLKTGKILVLGEENGIKDFHCITGKIKSCIISPLFQGERIVSGTLKIYFDKAENVTARNQYLAEGLSLLISTQLEISTVENFKAMARDAELKALQTQINPHFLFNALHTTAFFVRMDPAKAKEVIIDLSTYLRYNLENASKVVSLDMELTQVKAYVNIEKARFGDKISVEYDVEEGLENIKIPSLTIQPLVENSIKHGLLRQRGGGHVYITAKKKDKGCIVTIEDDGIGIDPKIIEELDGRMEKSIGLKNVHNRIKLMYGKGLVIESLEKGTRISFYIE